A single genomic interval of Neisseria leonii harbors:
- a CDS encoding MFS transporter, producing MIQTLSNRFYSLFASVFFLFAGFGLFLNSAGVKLAQMGVNNIAIGALNAAFFFGAAMSAVLAHRIVSNVGHIRSFSVFGAVFAMAALAHLMTEYLPVWGILRVLLGFCYFSMLMVVESWFAEQSAQEKRAKVLAVYNLVYYSAFTLGLLLLSLNLGSDNIFLLGTLLVMGAMLPVSLTRMKAPEIPPRQKINVPRVLAIAPLAFVTSFLGGMLVNGLFTMASVFLLHQSFSVQQISAFLTTAMVGGFLVQLPLAKLSDKYGRRNAILGCALLSAAAAAVMLVLMAAGYAAPAVHYTAAFVFGCGLFTLYALSIARANDRLPNNMNTVEVSRSLLFCYGLGSLTAPVVLGVVLQFAPDYGFYGYYLLLCALLAVFAYSQPAVPEEERSVFVNMPGTSAVMAAELDPRNEAENRDFDVALAEEHVRNLAGQAGPPETEEK from the coding sequence ATGATACAGACCTTGTCCAACCGTTTTTATTCCCTGTTTGCTTCGGTATTTTTCCTGTTTGCCGGATTCGGCCTGTTTTTGAACTCGGCCGGTGTGAAGCTGGCGCAGATGGGGGTCAACAATATTGCCATCGGCGCGCTCAATGCCGCTTTCTTTTTCGGTGCGGCGATGAGTGCCGTATTGGCGCACCGCATTGTGTCGAATGTCGGCCATATCCGCAGTTTCAGCGTATTCGGTGCGGTCTTCGCCATGGCCGCGCTGGCGCACCTGATGACCGAATACCTGCCCGTTTGGGGCATTCTGCGCGTTTTGCTGGGCTTTTGCTATTTCAGTATGCTGATGGTGGTGGAAAGCTGGTTTGCCGAACAGAGTGCGCAGGAGAAGCGGGCGAAAGTGCTGGCGGTGTACAATTTGGTTTACTACTCGGCCTTTACCCTCGGCCTGCTGCTGCTGAGCCTGAATTTGGGCAGCGACAATATTTTTCTCTTGGGGACGCTGCTGGTGATGGGGGCGATGCTGCCGGTATCGCTCACGCGCATGAAAGCGCCCGAAATCCCGCCGCGTCAGAAAATCAATGTGCCGCGCGTTTTGGCGATTGCGCCGCTGGCTTTTGTGACCAGTTTTCTCGGCGGTATGCTGGTAAACGGCCTGTTCACGATGGCATCGGTGTTTCTGCTGCATCAGAGCTTTTCTGTACAGCAGATTTCCGCCTTTCTGACTACGGCGATGGTGGGGGGCTTTCTGGTGCAGTTGCCGCTGGCCAAACTGTCCGATAAATACGGCCGCCGGAATGCCATCTTGGGCTGCGCCCTGTTGTCGGCTGCGGCGGCTGCGGTGATGCTGGTGTTGATGGCGGCGGGGTATGCCGCGCCGGCGGTGCATTATACGGCCGCATTCGTATTCGGCTGCGGCCTGTTTACGCTGTATGCCCTGAGCATTGCCCGCGCCAACGACCGTCTGCCCAATAATATGAATACGGTCGAAGTCAGCCGCAGCCTGCTGTTCTGTTACGGTTTGGGTTCGCTGACCGCGCCGGTGGTGCTGGGCGTGGTGTTGCAGTTTGCGCCGGATTACGGTTTTTACGGCTATTATCTGCTGCTGTGCGCGCTGTTGGCCGTTTTTGCTTACAGTCAGCCCGCCGTGCCGGAAGAGGAGCGCAGCGTGTTTGTGAATATGCCGGGCACTTCCGCGGTGATGGCGGCCGAGCTGGATCCGCGCAACGAGGCTGAAAACCGCGATTTCGATGTCGCTTTGGCCGAGGAGCATGTGCGTAATCTGGCCGGGCAGGCCGGACCGCCGGAAACGGAAGAAAAATAA